A window of the Acidobacteriota bacterium genome harbors these coding sequences:
- a CDS encoding GNAT family N-acetyltransferase, translating to MSANVFPATIETERLLLRAPQAGDGVAVNAAIRESFAELHQWMPWARVLPSEAETEAFCQEAAATFATGAGFPLFGFLKESGTFVLATDLFVHDWAVPKFEIGYWCRTSAQGRGLVTEAVRALTRVGFETLKANRIQICCDARNVRSRRVAERADYRLEATLRNERIAADGALRTTLLFALLPDEFMRYGSGSDRVVRQAGSLSKRGR from the coding sequence ATGAGCGCCAATGTCTTCCCCGCAACCATCGAAACCGAACGCTTGCTGTTGCGCGCGCCGCAAGCCGGCGACGGTGTCGCAGTGAACGCTGCCATCCGCGAGTCGTTCGCCGAATTGCACCAATGGATGCCGTGGGCGCGGGTGTTGCCAAGTGAAGCGGAGACGGAAGCATTTTGCCAGGAAGCCGCAGCAACGTTTGCAACCGGCGCGGGTTTTCCGCTCTTTGGTTTTTTGAAAGAGTCCGGCACGTTCGTGCTGGCGACAGATTTATTCGTGCACGATTGGGCGGTGCCAAAATTCGAGATCGGTTATTGGTGTCGCACGTCAGCGCAAGGACGCGGGCTGGTGACCGAAGCGGTGCGCGCCCTCACGCGCGTTGGTTTCGAGACATTGAAAGCCAATCGTATCCAGATTTGCTGCGACGCGCGCAACGTGCGCAGCCGCCGGGTGGCCGAACGCGCGGATTATCGGTTGGAAGCGACGCTGCGCAACGAACGCATTGCGGCGGACGGCGCGTTGCGCACGACGCTGCTGTTTGCGCTGTTGCCGGATGAATTCATGCGGTACGGGAGCGGTAGCGACCGGGTTGTTCGACAAGCTGGCAGCTTGTCGAAGCGTGGTCGTTAG
- a CDS encoding lysophospholipid acyltransferase family protein: MRTTIFDTPVLNKLLQRSAHSLFKLCGWRLEGALPACPKYIIIAAPHTSNWDFLLAMGVAFAFRFKVYWLGKHTLFRWPLGGIARWLGGIAVERSANHNLVAQSVEQFRRHDALILGIPPEGTRRQVTHWKTGFYYIAAQAQVPIVLGFFDYENKVTGFGPTFTPTGDIEKDMAEIRAFYAPFTRHK, from the coding sequence ATGCGCACGACCATCTTCGACACGCCCGTTTTGAACAAGCTGTTGCAACGCAGTGCGCACAGCTTGTTCAAACTCTGCGGCTGGCGTTTGGAAGGAGCGCTGCCGGCATGCCCGAAGTACATCATCATCGCCGCACCGCATACGTCGAATTGGGATTTCCTGTTAGCAATGGGCGTGGCTTTCGCCTTTCGCTTCAAAGTGTATTGGCTGGGTAAGCACACGCTGTTTCGTTGGCCCCTGGGCGGCATCGCGCGCTGGCTGGGCGGCATCGCGGTCGAACGTTCAGCCAACCACAACCTGGTTGCGCAAAGCGTCGAGCAGTTCCGCCGTCACGATGCGCTCATCCTGGGCATCCCGCCCGAAGGCACACGCCGGCAAGTGACGCACTGGAAGACCGGGTTTTATTACATCGCCGCGCAAGCGCAGGTGCCAATTGTGTTGGGCTTTTTTGATTACGAAAATAAGGTGACGGGCTTCGGGCCGACCTTTACGCCGACGGGCGACATCGAAAAGGATATGGCGGAGATTCGCGCGTTCTACGCGCCATTCACGCGACATAAGTAA
- a CDS encoding DUF1080 domain-containing protein, with protein MQKLNTRPWLAFAAIALIVLVPACASAQQQPAPYTPQQIEEVRKKALEMGLLLPPHEAPKKEPAVVTPGAKPGDPPSDAIIIFDGKDLSNWKSLRDGGAAKWAVQDGYLQVAPRTGDIVTKGEWGDYQLHIEWATPAEVKGDGQNRGNSGIFLMGRYEVQVLDSYQNPTYFHGQAGAVYKQHAPLVNASRKPGEWQTYDIIFTSPRFDEIGNVTRPARVTVFHNGVLVQNNVQIYGETYNDRAPLYIPHGPKGPIKLQDHGNPTRFRNIWVRPL; from the coding sequence ATGCAGAAACTGAATACGCGCCCCTGGCTGGCCTTTGCGGCCATCGCACTGATCGTGTTGGTTCCGGCCTGCGCCAGCGCCCAACAACAGCCCGCGCCATACACCCCGCAGCAAATCGAAGAAGTACGCAAAAAAGCCTTGGAGATGGGCCTGCTCTTGCCGCCGCACGAAGCGCCCAAAAAAGAACCCGCGGTCGTCACGCCCGGCGCCAAACCCGGCGATCCGCCCTCGGACGCCATCATCATCTTCGACGGCAAAGACCTATCGAACTGGAAAAGCCTGCGCGACGGCGGCGCAGCGAAGTGGGCGGTGCAGGACGGCTATCTGCAAGTCGCGCCGCGCACGGGCGACATCGTCACCAAAGGCGAATGGGGCGATTACCAATTGCACATCGAATGGGCCACGCCAGCCGAAGTCAAAGGCGATGGCCAAAACCGTGGCAATAGCGGCATCTTCCTGATGGGCCGCTACGAAGTGCAGGTGCTCGATTCGTACCAAAACCCGACCTACTTCCACGGCCAGGCGGGCGCGGTTTACAAACAACACGCGCCGCTGGTCAACGCTTCGCGCAAACCGGGCGAATGGCAGACCTACGACATCATCTTCACCTCGCCGCGCTTTGATGAAATCGGCAACGTCACGCGGCCCGCGCGCGTCACCGTTTTTCATAACGGCGTGCTGGTGCAAAACAACGTGCAAATTTACGGCGAAACCTATAACGATCGCGCGCCGCTATACATCCCGCATGGCCCCAAAGGCCCAATCAAATTGCAGGATCACGGCAATCCGACGCGCTTCCGTAACATCTGGGTGCGCCCGCTGTAA
- a CDS encoding PSD1 domain-containing protein, with protein MNRVSKFIICAAFLLACGLTVWPHAASAFFQQPKVDFKRDIEPIFATACVQCHGAKKAAGQLRLDLKQAALKGGISGAILTSGNAKAARLLARILGEGGEQRMPLNSEPLKAAQIELIRRWIDEGATWPEENPELRTQNSELSKHWAYIKPVQTALPPVKNQAWVRNAVDAFILARLEKEGWQPLPEADSAVLLRRVYLDLTGLPPSVKEVDAFLADTTLDAYEKVVDRLLASPQYGERWARPWLDLARYADSNGYEKDNLRVMWKYRDWVINALNQDKPFDQFTLEQIAGDMLPPAATKEATIEQRIATGFHRNTMVNQEGGIDPFEARWETIVDRVNTTGTVWLGTTIGCAQCHNHKYDPFTQKDYYRLFAFFENAEYEIAHQGDNNDPFTRYVLEPVLDLPTPEQDAKRQTITAEINQLQAQMKAPSAAASAAQTEWERELAAEPQRWTPLEITAAKASGGATLTKQADQSWLVSGAQAEYDNYTLTAKTALPKLTGLRVEALPDRSLPQCGPGRDPYGNFLLTGMEVRINGGQPVTFKDVRVDDAAIRPDAKDFFVDRRSTAATDRPAGWFINATSDEGERLTRQLVLMPTTPLTLTGPITLTIKLKHQGGSLCQSIGRFRLSATDAANPAHIVNVSAAQRRWLERPVAERTVKQQEALTDRFRSSAPLFEATRDRLEKLRDELKALNIVTALVLGEQKSYERPSTFIRERGNFMNKGEQVFAAVPSVLPPLPDNAPANRLGLALWLVNENNPLTARVAVNRFWEQIFGRGIIETSEDFGAQAAPPSHPELLDWLAVEFMKPMEKGGFGWSMKKLVRTLVTSSAYRQASNATPALLEKDPYNRLLARGPRFRLEAELVRDNALAVSGLLARKIGGPSVMPLQPEGIWKAPYSSEKWQMSQGADRYRRGLYTFVRRSSPHPMMLNFDGVSREFCTVRRTRTNTPLQALNALNDEAMFEAARALAQRMLNEAGGDARTRLTYGLRLCVARQPKAAELERLTALYQQQLAYFNAHAAEAERVVKQQIKPASNCSTAEMAAWTLVANVLLNLDETLTKQ; from the coding sequence ATGAACCGAGTGTCGAAGTTCATCATTTGCGCCGCCTTCCTGCTGGCGTGCGGCCTGACTGTCTGGCCGCACGCGGCGTCCGCTTTTTTCCAGCAACCCAAAGTTGATTTCAAACGCGACATTGAACCGATCTTTGCGACGGCCTGCGTGCAATGCCACGGCGCGAAGAAAGCCGCCGGGCAATTGCGGCTGGATTTGAAACAGGCGGCGCTAAAAGGCGGCATCTCCGGCGCGATTCTGACGTCCGGCAATGCCAAAGCCGCGCGCCTGCTCGCGCGCATTCTAGGCGAGGGCGGCGAACAGCGCATGCCGCTGAACAGCGAACCGCTCAAGGCCGCACAGATCGAACTCATCCGCCGCTGGATTGATGAAGGCGCGACTTGGCCGGAAGAGAACCCAGAACTCAGAACTCAGAACTCAGAACTTTCAAAGCATTGGGCCTACATCAAACCTGTTCAAACGGCCTTGCCGCCGGTCAAAAACCAAGCCTGGGTGCGCAATGCGGTGGATGCGTTCATTCTGGCGCGCCTGGAAAAAGAAGGCTGGCAACCGCTGCCGGAAGCCGACAGTGCGGTGCTCTTGCGGCGCGTCTATTTGGATTTGACCGGCCTGCCACCAAGCGTGAAAGAGGTGGATGCTTTTCTGGCGGACACGACGCTGGACGCTTACGAAAAGGTCGTGGATCGTTTGCTGGCGTCGCCGCAATACGGCGAACGCTGGGCGCGTCCGTGGCTCGATCTGGCGCGCTATGCCGATTCGAACGGCTATGAAAAAGACAACCTGCGCGTGATGTGGAAATACCGCGATTGGGTCATCAACGCGCTCAATCAGGACAAGCCCTTCGACCAATTCACGCTTGAGCAGATCGCGGGCGATATGCTGCCGCCCGCTGCGACCAAAGAAGCCACTATCGAACAGCGCATTGCCACCGGCTTCCACCGCAACACGATGGTCAATCAGGAAGGCGGGATTGATCCGTTTGAGGCGCGTTGGGAAACCATCGTTGACCGCGTGAATACGACCGGCACCGTCTGGCTGGGCACGACGATTGGTTGCGCGCAATGCCACAACCACAAATACGACCCCTTCACGCAAAAGGACTACTACCGGCTCTTCGCCTTTTTTGAGAACGCCGAATACGAGATTGCGCATCAGGGCGACAACAACGATCCCTTCACGCGCTACGTGCTCGAACCGGTGCTCGATTTGCCGACGCCGGAACAGGACGCCAAACGCCAAACCATCACTGCCGAGATCAACCAATTGCAGGCGCAAATGAAAGCGCCCAGCGCCGCGGCCAGCGCCGCCCAAACCGAATGGGAACGCGAACTGGCCGCCGAACCGCAACGTTGGACGCCGCTCGAAATCACCGCCGCCAAAGCGAGCGGCGGCGCGACACTGACCAAACAAGCCGACCAGTCCTGGCTGGTCAGCGGCGCGCAAGCCGAATACGACAATTACACGCTGACAGCGAAAACGGCATTGCCCAAACTCACGGGCCTGCGCGTCGAAGCCTTGCCCGACCGCAGCTTGCCGCAATGCGGGCCGGGCCGCGATCCTTACGGCAACTTTTTGCTGACCGGGATGGAGGTGCGCATCAACGGCGGTCAGCCAGTGACCTTCAAAGACGTCCGCGTAGACGATGCCGCCATTCGCCCCGACGCCAAAGACTTTTTTGTGGATCGTCGCAGCACCGCCGCGACCGACCGCCCCGCCGGCTGGTTCATCAACGCGACCAGTGACGAAGGCGAACGTTTGACGCGCCAACTCGTGCTCATGCCCACGACACCCTTGACGCTGACTGGCCCGATCACGCTGACCATCAAACTCAAACATCAAGGCGGTTCGCTGTGTCAAAGCATTGGCCGCTTCCGCCTGTCGGCAACCGATGCGGCGAATCCGGCGCACATTGTGAATGTATCCGCCGCGCAGCGCCGCTGGCTGGAAAGGCCCGTCGCTGAGCGCACCGTCAAACAGCAGGAAGCGCTGACCGACCGCTTCCGCAGCAGCGCGCCGCTTTTCGAAGCAACGCGCGACCGGTTGGAAAAGCTGCGCGATGAATTGAAAGCTTTGAACATCGTGACCGCGCTGGTGCTGGGCGAACAGAAAAGCTATGAACGGCCTTCCACGTTCATTCGTGAGCGCGGCAATTTTATGAACAAGGGCGAACAGGTCTTCGCCGCCGTGCCCAGCGTCTTGCCGCCGCTGCCCGACAACGCGCCCGCCAATCGCCTGGGTCTGGCGTTGTGGCTGGTCAACGAGAACAACCCGCTGACGGCGCGCGTCGCGGTCAATCGGTTCTGGGAGCAGATTTTCGGACGCGGCATCATTGAGACCAGCGAGGATTTCGGTGCGCAAGCCGCGCCGCCCTCGCATCCCGAATTGCTGGACTGGCTGGCGGTCGAGTTCATGAAACCGATGGAGAAAGGCGGTTTCGGCTGGAGCATGAAAAAGCTGGTGCGCACGCTCGTGACTTCTTCGGCGTATCGGCAAGCCTCGAACGCCACGCCAGCCTTGCTCGAAAAAGACCCTTACAACCGCCTGCTCGCGCGCGGGCCGCGCTTTCGCCTGGAAGCCGAACTGGTGCGCGACAATGCGCTGGCTGTTAGCGGCTTGCTCGCACGCAAAATCGGCGGCCCGTCGGTGATGCCATTGCAACCCGAAGGTATTTGGAAAGCGCCCTACAGCAGCGAGAAATGGCAGATGAGTCAGGGCGCAGACCGGTACCGGCGCGGGTTGTATACCTTTGTGCGCCGTTCGTCGCCGCACCCGATGATGTTGAATTTCGACGGCGTGAGCCGCGAATTTTGCACCGTGCGCCGCACGCGCACCAATACGCCGTTGCAGGCGTTGAATGCCTTGAATGACGAAGCAATGTTCGAGGCGGCGCGCGCCTTGGCGCAGCGCATGCTGAACGAAGCGGGCGGCGATGCGCGGACGCGGCTAACCTACGGCTTGCGGCTGTGCGTCGCGCGTCAGCCCAAGGCCGCTGAGCTTGAGCGACTGACGGCGCTCTATCAGCAACAACTCGCTTATTTCAACGCGCACGCCGCCGAGGCCGAGCGCGTCGTCAAACAACAGATCAAACCCGCATCCAATTGCAGCACGGCGGAAATGGCCGCTTGGACGTTGGTGGCGAATGTGCTGCTCAATCTGGATGAAACACTAACCAAGCAGTGA
- a CDS encoding ABC transporter ATP-binding protein: protein MTVEGLPFVMMEDLTKAFRNGSVETPVLTGVDLAIQPGEFVAVHGPSGCGKSTLLAIMGLLDSASGGVYCFRGQPVQSLKLADRARLRNQDIGFVFQSFNLIGDMSVFENIEQPLSYMNVKGSERKERVTGALERVGIADRARMRPGQLSGGHQQLVAIARAIVCKPAILLADEPTGNLDSASGEAVMKLLKELHAAGTTICLVTHDTRFLHLADRRVKMLDGKIVREH from the coding sequence ATGACTGTTGAAGGCTTGCCTTTTGTGATGATGGAAGACCTGACCAAAGCGTTTCGCAACGGCAGTGTCGAAACCCCCGTGTTGACCGGCGTTGACTTGGCGATTCAGCCCGGCGAATTCGTCGCCGTCCACGGCCCTTCCGGGTGCGGCAAATCCACACTGCTCGCGATTATGGGATTGCTCGATTCAGCTTCGGGCGGTGTCTATTGCTTTCGCGGCCAGCCGGTGCAAAGCCTGAAACTGGCCGACCGCGCACGGCTGCGTAACCAGGACATCGGCTTCGTTTTTCAAAGCTTCAACCTGATCGGCGATATGTCTGTGTTTGAGAATATCGAACAGCCGCTCAGTTACATGAACGTCAAAGGCAGCGAGCGCAAAGAGCGCGTCACGGGCGCGCTCGAACGTGTCGGCATCGCCGACCGCGCGCGCATGCGCCCGGGGCAGCTTTCGGGCGGCCATCAACAACTGGTCGCCATCGCGCGCGCCATCGTGTGCAAACCGGCCATCCTGCTCGCCGACGAACCCACCGGCAATCTCGATTCGGCCAGCGGCGAGGCCGTGATGAAGCTGTTGAAAGAACTGCACGCGGCGGGCACGACAATTTGCCTGGTCACGCACGACACACGCTTTCTGCATCTGGCCGACCGGCGCGTCAAGATGCTGGACGGCAAGATCGTGCGCGAGCATTGA
- a CDS encoding amidohydrolase family protein has protein sequence MALFATLAIAQATRSITPAPDRRADEGEGPFDRLVIRGATLIDGTGAPPLGPMDVVIENNRIREIRSVGYPKVPIREASRPAKGTKEIDATGMFLLPGLVDCHAHIGGVAQGTPAEYVYKLWLAHGVTTVRDPGSGNGIDWTLKERERSAQNKIVAPRIFVYVRPGMNWEGGQILTPEKAREYVRWAKQKGADGFKIIGGDAIFDPEILSALLDEAKKQQMGSTTHMAQTGVVRTNVIQAARMGMGSMEHWYGLPESLFADRQVQDFPLDYNYNDESHRFGQAGRLWKQAAPPGSKKWNEIMDELIKLNFTLDPTFTIYEASRDLMRAMRAEWHDRYTLPSLWRFYTPSREAHGSYWFNWTTQDEIEWKNNYRLWMTFVNEYKNRGGRVTTGSDSGFIYKTYGFEYIRELELLQEAGFHPLEVIRAATFNGAELLSQQQNRPMEFGVIRPGKLADLILVPESPVANLKVLYGTGAIKLNDQTGQVERVGGVKYTIKDGIVYDAKKLLADVEKMVATAKATEKNAPASGNGTTAAPRQ, from the coding sequence ATGGCGCTTTTCGCCACGCTGGCAATCGCTCAAGCAACACGTTCGATCACCCCTGCCCCCGACCGCCGTGCTGACGAAGGCGAAGGCCCCTTTGACCGCCTGGTCATTCGCGGCGCGACCTTGATTGACGGCACGGGCGCGCCGCCGCTCGGCCCCATGGATGTGGTCATCGAAAACAACCGCATCCGCGAAATCCGCAGCGTCGGTTACCCCAAAGTCCCCATCCGCGAAGCCAGTCGCCCCGCCAAAGGCACAAAGGAGATTGACGCCACGGGCATGTTCCTGCTGCCCGGACTGGTGGATTGCCACGCGCACATTGGTGGTGTCGCCCAAGGCACGCCCGCCGAATATGTGTACAAACTCTGGCTGGCGCACGGCGTCACGACCGTCCGCGATCCGGGTTCGGGCAACGGCATTGACTGGACGCTCAAGGAACGCGAACGCAGCGCGCAAAACAAAATCGTCGCGCCGCGCATTTTCGTCTATGTGCGCCCCGGCATGAATTGGGAAGGCGGCCAAATCCTGACGCCTGAAAAGGCCCGCGAATATGTGCGCTGGGCCAAACAGAAAGGCGCGGATGGATTCAAGATCATCGGCGGCGATGCAATCTTCGACCCCGAAATCCTGAGCGCGCTGCTCGACGAAGCCAAAAAACAGCAGATGGGTTCGACCACGCACATGGCGCAAACCGGCGTCGTGCGCACCAACGTCATCCAGGCCGCGCGCATGGGCATGGGTTCGATGGAGCATTGGTACGGTCTGCCCGAATCGCTGTTTGCAGATCGTCAGGTGCAGGACTTCCCGCTCGATTACAACTACAACGACGAATCGCACCGCTTCGGCCAGGCGGGGCGTTTGTGGAAACAGGCCGCGCCCCCGGGCAGCAAGAAGTGGAACGAGATCATGGATGAGTTGATCAAACTCAACTTCACGCTCGATCCGACCTTTACGATTTACGAAGCCAGCCGCGACCTGATGCGGGCCATGCGCGCCGAATGGCACGACCGTTACACACTGCCCTCGCTCTGGCGCTTTTACACGCCCAGCCGCGAGGCCCACGGTTCTTACTGGTTCAACTGGACGACGCAGGACGAAATCGAATGGAAGAACAACTATCGGCTCTGGATGACGTTTGTGAATGAGTACAAAAATCGCGGCGGGCGCGTCACAACGGGTTCTGATTCCGGCTTCATCTACAAAACTTACGGCTTTGAATACATCCGCGAATTGGAGCTGTTGCAGGAAGCTGGTTTCCATCCGCTCGAAGTCATCCGCGCGGCGACCTTCAACGGCGCTGAGTTGCTGTCGCAACAGCAAAACCGTCCGATGGAATTTGGCGTGATTCGTCCTGGCAAGCTGGCCGATTTGATTCTGGTGCCGGAAAGCCCGGTGGCGAATTTGAAGGTGCTCTATGGCACGGGCGCGATCAAGCTGAATGACCAGACCGGCCAAGTCGAGCGCGTCGGCGGCGTGAAATACACGATCAAGGACGGCATCGTGTATGACGCCAAGAAGCTACTGGCCGATGTCGAAAAGATGGTCGCGACGGCCAAGGCGACGGAAAAGAACGCGCCCGCCAGCGGCAATGGCACGACGGCAGCGCCTCGGCAATAA
- a CDS encoding PSD1 domain-containing protein, whose protein sequence is MRMNIRQLKLFVLTLSAGLALAGTLVRLRPVAAQSSDPAEFFEKQVRPVLIANCAKCHNAKAQVAKLDLTSAEGFAKGGESGPLINQEQFAESRLLKVIGYNEALKMPPSGRLKDAEINAIATWVKMGAPWPAAGAVAAAPGETKAAPKSTREFTEEEKAYWAFQPLAKTTLPTVKDTAWVKAPLDAFVLAKLEAKSVKPAPPADKLTLLRRATYDLTGLPPTEKEMSDFLADNAPDAFAKVVERLLASPRYGEKWGRHWLDVARYADSTGNDEDHRYPHAWKYRDYVIKAFNDDMPYDQFTREQIAGDLLPAPDGGEVNRRGIIATGFLALGAKAIAQQDKMKMLYDVWDEQVDVTSKAFLGMTLACARCHNHKFDPILTKDYYAMIGMFASTRSFTNPDSHVSVVLEKPLVPKAEWQQYQAAKKAHGEKEKRLRLALDEINDAVKDALVKANGARLADYMLAARQVYQDGEKVEAVVLRTKLNLALLQKWVSFLKPDPAKVRGYLNEWNAASLDKQAEVAEGYQTRFLKQLEEWNATLAAWRPKYQAALADNKTLPDKPKFEDGDDRFFNDVYIDAGPFGVSDKDKKVFNAEQWTALEKLHKEQAELKKLAPPEPELACAVEEDTPVTQPVLIRGDYNNKGEEAPRAFPAILARYDTKPQFAGSGRLQFADWLTSADNPVPKRVLVNRLWQWHFGEGIVRTPDNLGKMGERPTHPELLDYLAEQFVKHGYSIKAMHRLLMLSSTYQMASENPAALETDPDNRLLSRFNRRRLSVEEMRDGLLAIDGTLDLTMGGSLQSGRGTDGETSQGRLSINPDKQKRRTVYLPLRRANLPTLLNLFDFGDATTMNGKRQLTNVATQALFWLNSEFLTERSTDLAKALLADAAEDDAARLAAVYRRILNRPASQDELAAGLKYITGYQQKFAGARAAQKAWQSYCRVLMASNDFLYLD, encoded by the coding sequence ATGCGGATGAACATTCGGCAGTTGAAACTTTTCGTGCTGACGTTGAGCGCCGGTTTGGCGTTGGCGGGAACGTTGGTGCGCTTACGTCCGGTGGCCGCGCAAAGCAGCGATCCGGCTGAATTTTTCGAAAAACAAGTCCGGCCCGTGCTGATCGCCAATTGCGCCAAGTGCCATAACGCCAAAGCACAAGTGGCCAAACTTGATCTGACCTCGGCGGAAGGCTTCGCCAAGGGTGGCGAGAGCGGCCCGCTGATCAACCAAGAGCAGTTCGCAGAGAGCCGCTTGCTGAAAGTCATCGGCTATAACGAAGCGCTGAAAATGCCGCCTTCGGGCAGACTCAAAGACGCTGAGATCAATGCCATCGCTACTTGGGTGAAAATGGGCGCGCCCTGGCCCGCTGCCGGTGCCGTCGCCGCTGCGCCTGGCGAAACGAAAGCCGCGCCGAAGAGCACGCGCGAATTCACCGAAGAAGAAAAAGCCTATTGGGCCTTTCAGCCGTTAGCCAAAACCACGCTTCCCACGGTCAAAGATACGGCTTGGGTCAAAGCGCCGCTTGATGCTTTTGTGCTGGCGAAGCTGGAAGCCAAGAGTGTCAAGCCCGCGCCGCCTGCTGACAAACTGACGCTGTTGCGCCGCGCGACGTATGACCTGACCGGCTTGCCACCGACCGAAAAAGAGATGAGCGATTTCCTGGCTGACAACGCGCCCGATGCCTTTGCCAAAGTCGTTGAGCGTTTATTGGCGAGCCCGCGTTATGGCGAAAAGTGGGGACGCCATTGGCTGGACGTGGCGCGCTATGCCGATTCGACCGGCAATGACGAAGACCATCGCTATCCGCACGCCTGGAAGTACCGCGATTATGTGATCAAGGCCTTCAACGATGACATGCCCTACGATCAATTTACGCGCGAGCAGATCGCCGGTGATCTGCTGCCTGCTCCTGATGGTGGCGAAGTGAACCGGCGTGGCATCATCGCCACCGGCTTCCTGGCGCTGGGCGCGAAAGCCATTGCCCAGCAGGACAAAATGAAGATGCTGTATGACGTGTGGGATGAGCAGGTGGATGTCACGTCCAAAGCCTTCCTGGGCATGACGCTGGCCTGCGCGCGTTGCCACAACCACAAGTTCGATCCGATTCTGACCAAAGATTACTATGCGATGATCGGCATGTTCGCCAGCACGCGCAGCTTCACCAATCCCGATTCGCATGTTTCGGTCGTGCTCGAAAAACCGTTGGTGCCCAAGGCCGAATGGCAGCAATACCAGGCGGCGAAAAAGGCGCACGGCGAAAAAGAAAAACGCCTGCGGCTGGCGCTGGATGAGATCAACGATGCAGTGAAAGACGCGCTCGTCAAAGCGAACGGCGCACGCTTGGCCGATTACATGCTGGCGGCGCGGCAGGTTTATCAGGATGGCGAAAAGGTGGAAGCCGTGGTGTTGCGCACCAAACTCAACCTCGCTTTGCTGCAAAAGTGGGTCAGCTTCCTGAAGCCTGATCCGGCGAAAGTGCGCGGTTATTTGAATGAATGGAACGCTGCGTCTTTAGATAAACAGGCCGAAGTCGCCGAAGGCTATCAAACGCGCTTCCTGAAACAACTTGAAGAATGGAACGCGACGCTGGCGGCGTGGCGGCCCAAGTATCAGGCGGCGCTCGCCGACAATAAAACCCTACCCGACAAGCCCAAGTTTGAAGACGGCGATGACCGCTTTTTCAACGATGTTTATATTGACGCTGGCCCGTTCGGTGTTTCTGACAAAGACAAAAAGGTTTTCAACGCTGAGCAATGGACGGCGCTTGAGAAGCTGCACAAAGAGCAGGCAGAGTTAAAGAAGCTTGCGCCGCCCGAACCCGAACTGGCTTGCGCCGTAGAAGAAGACACGCCCGTCACGCAACCCGTGCTGATTCGCGGTGATTACAACAACAAGGGCGAAGAGGCCCCGCGCGCGTTCCCGGCAATCCTGGCGCGCTATGACACCAAGCCGCAATTCGCCGGCAGCGGGCGTTTGCAATTCGCCGACTGGCTGACGAGCGCGGACAATCCGGTGCCCAAACGCGTGCTGGTCAATCGCCTTTGGCAATGGCATTTTGGCGAAGGCATAGTGCGCACGCCCGACAATCTGGGCAAGATGGGCGAACGCCCCACGCACCCGGAATTGCTGGATTATCTGGCCGAACAGTTCGTCAAGCATGGTTATTCGATCAAGGCGATGCACCGCCTGCTGATGCTGTCGAGCACCTATCAAATGGCTTCGGAGAACCCTGCGGCGTTGGAAACCGATCCTGACAACCGCCTGCTCTCGCGCTTCAACCGCCGCCGTTTGAGTGTCGAAGAAATGCGCGATGGCTTGCTGGCGATTGACGGCACGCTTGATTTGACGATGGGCGGTTCATTGCAAAGCGGGCGCGGCACCGATGGCGAAACCAGTCAGGGCCGTTTGAGCATCAATCCTGATAAGCAGAAACGCCGCACGGTTTATTTGCCGCTGCGGCGCGCCAATCTGCCGACGCTGTTGAACCTTTTCGATTTTGGCGATGCCACGACGATGAACGGCAAACGGCAATTGACCAACGTCGCGACACAGGCCCTGTTCTGGCTTAACAGCGAATTCCTGACGGAGCGTTCGACCGATCTGGCAAAAGCGTTGCTGGCGGATGCGGCCGAAGATGACGCGGCGCGCCTGGCTGCGGTTTATCGGCGCATCCTGAATCGCCCGGCCAGTCAGGACGAATTGGCCGCCGGGTTGAAATACATCACGGGCTACCAGCAGAAATTCGCAGGCGCGCGCGCCGCGCAGAAAGCCTGGCAAAGTTATTGCCGTGTGCTGATGGCGTCGAATGATTTTTTGTACTTGGATTGA
- a CDS encoding DUF1569 domain-containing protein — protein MKSLNNFADLNEILTRLSKLRPDSPRQWGKMTPHQMLCHLSDSYLMGLGERDSTWRGNWFTKYVMKWLALSLPLQWPHGIKTVREADQELDGTPPAEFEQDRQKLERLIRRFAMPPPAFQPGRHSMFGVMSEAEWRRWGYLHADHHFRQFGE, from the coding sequence ATGAAGAGTCTCAATAACTTTGCTGACTTAAATGAAATCCTGACGCGCTTGAGCAAGCTGCGTCCCGATAGTCCGCGCCAATGGGGCAAGATGACGCCGCACCAAATGCTGTGTCATCTGAGTGATTCCTATCTAATGGGCTTAGGCGAGCGGGACTCGACCTGGCGGGGCAATTGGTTCACCAAATACGTGATGAAATGGTTGGCGCTTTCGTTACCACTACAATGGCCGCACGGCATCAAAACGGTCCGCGAGGCTGATCAAGAACTGGATGGCACGCCGCCGGCGGAATTTGAGCAAGACCGCCAAAAGCTTGAACGATTGATCCGGCGCTTTGCCATGCCACCGCCTGCGTTCCAACCCGGACGGCACTCGATGTTCGGTGTGATGAGCGAAGCGGAGTGGCGGCGTTGGGGATACCTTCACGCCGATCATCATTTTCGTCAGTTTGGCGAATGA